Proteins from a genomic interval of Zingiber officinale cultivar Zhangliang chromosome 2A, Zo_v1.1, whole genome shotgun sequence:
- the LOC122041197 gene encoding fasciclin-like arabinogalactan protein 9, translated as MAVGYSCFALAAVLLLLLFSASEAATVAPAPEAPGKLNLTGILEKGGQYENFIRLLKATQVGEQIESQLNNSFNGLTIFAPTDNAFDNLKAGTLNGLSSQEQVSLVLYHVLPRFYSPTTFQTTSNPVSTQASGGNGVYTVNITASSSSSQLNVSTGVNQAPVSNHLYLDFPLAIYSVDSVLLPYQLFGPKPPAAAPSPLVKPKKATPRAADSTADAPATTASADQSTSAAATRVISKAAAAAALLAVLTVTIANPL; from the coding sequence ATGGCCGTCGGATATTCTTGTTTTGCTCTTGCCGCAGTGCTGCTTCTGTTGCTGTTCTCGGCCTCCGAGGCGGCGACCGTCGCGCCGGCGCCGGAGGCTCCCGGGAAGCTCAACCTCACGGGGATCTTGGAGAAGGGCGGGCAGTACGAGAACTTCATCAGGCTGCTGAAGGCGACGCAGGTCGGGGAGCAGATCGAGAGCCAGCTGAATAACTCCTTCAACGGCCTGACCATCTTCGCGCCCACCGACAACGCCTTCGACAACCTCAAGGCCGGCACCCTCAACGGCCTCAGCAGCCAGGAGCAGGTCTCGCTGGTTCTGTACCACGTTCTCCCGCGGTTCTACAGCCCCACCACCTTCCAGACCACCAGCAACCCCGTCAGCACGCAGGCCTCCGGCGGGAACGGCGTGTACACGGTCAACATCACggccagcagcagcagcagccagCTCAACGTGTCCACGGGGGTCAACCAGGCGCCGGTCAGCAACCACCTCTACCTCGACTTCCCCCTCGCCATCTACTCCGTCGACTCCGTACTGCTGCCGTACCAGCTCTTCGGGCCGAAGCCCCCGGCCGCCGCACCCTCGCCGCTGGTCAAGCCCAAGAAGGCCACTCCGCGCGCCGCCGACAGCACAGCCGACGCGCCTGCGACGACAGCCAGCGCCGACCAGTCGACGTCCGCGGCGGCGACGCGAGTTATCAgcaaggcggcggcggcggctgctCTGCTTGCGGTGCTGACGGTGACCATTGCCAATCCCCTGTAG